From the Patescibacteria group bacterium genome, one window contains:
- a CDS encoding coenzyme F420-0:L-glutamate ligase, with amino-acid sequence MDMKVTALKTKKITPKDTDILEILDRYLLRLKDRSVVAVTSKIVAICEGRVVPEKSGGKDKLIIREAEYYLPRTSSRYNIMLTVKGNAINFSSGIDESNTGGYFVLWPKDPQKSANTIREYLIKKHKKKNIGVVICDTASVPLRWGQRGVFVLAHSGFAALNSYIGKLDIFGRPLKMTSAAVADALGAAAVLVMGEGAEQTPLVVIEDVPFVKFKQRNPTKKELEKLQMPLEDDLYAPLLKAVKWRKGGSA; translated from the coding sequence ATGGATATGAAAGTAACAGCTCTAAAGACAAAAAAGATTACCCCAAAGGATACCGATATCTTGGAGATTCTTGACAGGTATCTTCTGCGCTTAAAAGACAGGAGTGTGGTTGCTGTCACCTCAAAGATTGTAGCTATTTGTGAAGGAAGGGTGGTGCCAGAAAAATCAGGAGGCAAGGACAAACTTATCATCAGGGAAGCAGAGTATTACCTTCCCCGTACTTCTAGCAGGTATAACATTATGCTCACGGTGAAGGGAAACGCTATCAATTTCTCTTCTGGCATAGATGAGTCCAATACCGGGGGGTACTTTGTCTTGTGGCCCAAAGATCCCCAAAAGTCTGCAAATACAATTCGGGAATACCTTATTAAAAAACACAAGAAAAAGAACATTGGTGTTGTTATTTGTGACACCGCTTCCGTGCCCTTGCGTTGGGGGCAGCGAGGAGTGTTTGTCTTGGCGCACAGTGGGTTTGCCGCTTTAAACTCCTACATTGGAAAACTGGATATCTTTGGCAGACCCTTGAAGATGACGTCTGCTGCAGTAGCCGATGCTTTGGGAGCCGCTGCCGTGTTGGTGATGGGAGAGGGAGCAGAGCAGACTCCTTTGGTTGTTATTGAAGATGTTCCTTTTGTAAAGTTTAAACAGAGAAACCCGACCAAAAAAGAGCTTGAGAAGTTACAAATGCCGTTGGAAGATGACCTTTATGCCCCGTTATTGAAAGCAGTAAAATGGCGCAAAGGGGGTTCTGCCTAA
- the atpE gene encoding ATP synthase F0 subunit C, giving the protein MELEVLKSIGAALAIGLGALGPGIGIGILAGKAMEAIGRNPEASQKIQTSMILAIAFAEAIAIYALVVALIILFV; this is encoded by the coding sequence ATGGAATTGGAAGTATTAAAATCTATTGGAGCGGCTCTGGCCATTGGCTTGGGTGCCTTGGGACCTGGCATTGGTATTGGGATCTTGGCTGGAAAAGCAATGGAGGCAATTGGACGTAACCCCGAGGCTTCACAAAAGATACAGACCTCAATGATCTTGGCCATTGCGTTTGCAGAAGCCATTGCCATTTATGCTTTGGTCGTCGCCCTTATTATCCTGTTCGTGTAA
- the atpF gene encoding F0F1 ATP synthase subunit B, protein MSELLSNLGIDMRLLLAQAVNFLLVLWLLHRFVFKRVLKFLDERKQGIEKGVELTKKAKLEMERIGEARKVAMGKARELAESMVVEAKSKGQAAQKEIVEEARTTAEVLLEKAKQESERKKQDALREAEAEMQKRAFFLAEKVLSRSLTKEDEAIMGQDLLREVKGHDKES, encoded by the coding sequence ATGTCAGAGCTTCTTTCTAATCTTGGTATTGATATGAGGCTGCTGCTGGCGCAGGCAGTGAACTTTTTGTTGGTGCTGTGGCTTTTACATCGCTTCGTATTCAAGAGAGTCTTAAAGTTCTTGGACGAAAGAAAGCAGGGTATTGAAAAAGGAGTGGAGCTGACAAAAAAAGCCAAGCTTGAAATGGAGAGGATTGGAGAGGCAAGAAAAGTGGCCATGGGAAAGGCACGGGAGCTTGCAGAAAGCATGGTGGTGGAAGCCAAGAGCAAGGGGCAAGCTGCGCAAAAGGAGATTGTGGAGGAGGCCAGGACAACAGCAGAAGTTCTTTTGGAGAAGGCAAAGCAGGAGTCAGAACGAAAAAAGCAAGACGCTTTGCGGGAAGCTGAGGCAGAGATGCAAAAAAGAGCGTTCTTCCTTGCAGAAAAGGTCCTTTCCCGTTCTTTGACCAAGGAAGACGAAGCTATCATGGGGCAAGATTTGTTAAGGGAAGTTAAAGGACATGACAAAGAAAGCTAG
- a CDS encoding F0F1 ATP synthase subunit alpha, which translates to MARDHVFEILQKELEGKSLSPQKEEIGRVVSVGDGVVLIEGLPNVMFSEMVEITRWPQEENQKSIPALVLSLEEYTLGAVILGEDKDIQEGDLVKRTEKVLSVPVGEALLGRVVNPLGKPIDGKGSIATEKQLPIERPAPAVLDRQAVNTSLATGIKVVDAAIPIGRGQRELIIGDRQIGKTALIQDTILNQLNEPEETRPICIYVAIGQRASKVAQLVGELEKRGAMEYTIVVAATASDPASLWYVAPYAGCSMGEYFRDKGKDVLIIYDDLSKHAWAWRQIALLLRRPPGREAYPGDVFYLHSRLLERAACLSEEKGGGSLTALPIVETQLGDVSSYIPTNIISITDGQIYLETDLFAKGQRPAVNIGLSVSRVGSAAQAKAMKKVASQLKLDLAQYQELAAFVQFAQDLDETTRKRIDRGARLVETLKQGQFEVLPMEEQVCLLFAVNKGYFDEVAVENVRVGEKRLLEHLRNNETGLLQTIRDSKDLDNETQGALQTVLGEFKIS; encoded by the coding sequence ATGGCAAGAGATCACGTTTTTGAAATTTTGCAAAAGGAACTGGAAGGAAAATCTTTGAGCCCTCAAAAAGAGGAGATTGGAAGAGTTGTATCTGTGGGGGACGGCGTGGTTTTAATTGAAGGGCTTCCCAATGTTATGTTTTCTGAAATGGTAGAAATTACGAGGTGGCCCCAGGAGGAGAACCAAAAGAGTATTCCGGCTTTGGTTTTGAGCTTAGAAGAATATACTCTTGGAGCCGTGATACTTGGAGAGGACAAAGATATTCAAGAAGGGGATTTGGTGAAGAGAACTGAAAAAGTTCTTTCCGTACCCGTAGGAGAGGCTTTGCTGGGAAGAGTGGTAAATCCCTTGGGCAAGCCCATTGACGGGAAAGGAAGCATTGCTACAGAAAAACAGCTTCCCATTGAGAGACCGGCCCCTGCGGTGCTAGACAGGCAGGCCGTGAACACATCTTTGGCTACCGGCATTAAGGTGGTGGATGCTGCCATTCCCATTGGAAGAGGCCAAAGAGAACTGATTATCGGAGACAGGCAAATAGGGAAGACCGCTTTGATTCAAGATACCATTTTGAATCAATTAAACGAACCAGAGGAAACAAGACCCATTTGTATTTACGTTGCCATTGGGCAAAGGGCTTCAAAGGTAGCGCAGTTGGTAGGTGAGTTAGAAAAGAGGGGGGCAATGGAGTACACCATTGTGGTTGCGGCAACCGCTTCAGACCCTGCTTCTTTGTGGTATGTTGCCCCGTATGCCGGATGCAGCATGGGAGAGTATTTTCGCGACAAAGGTAAGGATGTTCTAATAATCTATGACGATCTTTCAAAGCATGCTTGGGCATGGCGTCAAATTGCATTGCTGTTGCGCCGGCCTCCGGGAAGAGAAGCATACCCTGGTGATGTTTTCTATCTTCATTCAAGACTTTTGGAAAGAGCAGCATGTTTGTCTGAAGAAAAGGGTGGAGGTTCTTTGACTGCGCTTCCCATTGTTGAAACTCAGCTGGGGGACGTTTCCTCATATATTCCAACCAACATCATTTCCATTACCGATGGGCAAATCTATCTTGAAACCGATTTGTTTGCAAAGGGACAGAGGCCTGCGGTAAATATTGGTTTATCCGTGTCTCGTGTAGGCTCTGCTGCACAGGCAAAAGCAATGAAAAAGGTGGCTTCTCAGTTAAAGCTGGATTTGGCGCAGTATCAAGAGTTGGCTGCGTTTGTGCAGTTCGCCCAGGATTTGGATGAGACAACAAGAAAGAGAATTGATAGGGGAGCACGGCTCGTTGAGACATTAAAGCAAGGGCAGTTTGAAGTTTTGCCCATGGAAGAACAGGTATGCTTGCTGTTTGCAGTAAACAAAGGGTACTTTGATGAGGTTGCAGTGGAAAATGTGCGCGTGGGCGAGAAAAGGCTCTTGGAGCACTTGCGAAACAATGAGACAGGATTGCTGCAGACGATCCGAGACAGTAAGGATCTGGACAATGAAACCCAAGGGGCACTACAAACAGTATTAGGAGAATTCAAGATATCCTAA
- the ychF gene encoding redox-regulated ATPase YchF has product MALSLGIVGLPNVGKSTLFQALTKKEVEIANYPFTTIDPNVGVVQVPDERLEKLAHLFHSEKVIPSIIEFVDIAGLVKGANKGEGLGNQFLARIREVDAICQVVRCFPSADIINVEKTVDPLRDIDTINTELELKDIETDKKGSSIPESELLSKKPVLYLLNCNPGDASEELLKQVKKSGAAYVTANLKDELEMQELAEVERKELGFVSQLPELIKKSYELLDLITFFTVVGEKEARAWAVKKGTKAPQAGGVVHGDFQEKFIKAMVIPWDKLLEVGTYAAAAAKGWLRTEGKDYVVQDGDVIEIKHG; this is encoded by the coding sequence ATGGCATTATCACTCGGAATTGTGGGGCTGCCTAATGTGGGGAAATCTACCCTGTTTCAGGCGCTAACAAAAAAGGAGGTGGAGATTGCAAACTATCCCTTTACCACCATTGATCCTAACGTAGGGGTTGTTCAGGTTCCAGATGAAAGGCTGGAGAAGCTTGCCCACCTTTTTCATTCAGAAAAGGTGATACCTTCCATTATAGAGTTTGTAGATATTGCAGGGTTGGTAAAGGGTGCGAACAAAGGAGAGGGGCTGGGGAATCAGTTTTTGGCACGTATCAGAGAGGTTGATGCCATCTGCCAGGTGGTGCGCTGTTTCCCCAGCGCAGACATTATCAACGTTGAGAAGACCGTGGACCCGTTGCGCGATATTGATACTATTAACACAGAGCTTGAGTTAAAAGACATTGAAACAGACAAAAAAGGGAGTTCTATCCCAGAGTCTGAGCTGTTAAGCAAAAAACCCGTTCTGTACCTGCTTAACTGCAATCCCGGTGATGCTTCAGAAGAGCTTTTAAAGCAAGTCAAAAAATCTGGCGCTGCTTATGTTACTGCAAATCTGAAAGACGAACTTGAAATGCAGGAGCTTGCCGAAGTGGAAAGAAAAGAGCTTGGTTTTGTATCCCAACTCCCAGAGCTCATCAAGAAATCTTACGAACTCCTAGACCTTATTACGTTCTTTACCGTGGTAGGAGAAAAAGAGGCGAGGGCATGGGCTGTCAAAAAGGGAACAAAAGCCCCCCAAGCGGGGGGAGTGGTTCATGGCGACTTTCAAGAGAAGTTTATTAAAGCCATGGTAATACCCTGGGATAAGTTGCTGGAAGTTGGAACTTATGCTGCGGCCGCAGCTAAGGGCTGGCTGAGGACAGAAGGCAAAGACTATGTGGTGCAAGATGGTGACGTGATTGAAATCAAACACGGTTAG
- the atpG gene encoding ATP synthase F1 subunit gamma → MPFSSRQLKGKIRTIGNIKQITKAMQMVSATKMRRSQEVALRARPFAKEALSLLRNLVRHEEVLEQESIYFREPSNKKTCLIVVTSDKGLCGSFNSQITRMAFQWLLGNDNVDIVAVGRKGRDFFKARGIAPVAEFLLFSDIVSLHDVAPLSEWVLKAFEKGRYTRIVIVSTQFFSALLQKPNIRQLLPLDMKELKDAVENIAPKTGKYADWNSKENEKEELPHLLEPSPEAITQSLVRDLLRVQILHYIFESNASEHSARMVAMKNATENATSLEDELQLALNKARQAAITQELTEISTAKEALSNE, encoded by the coding sequence ATGCCTTTTTCTTCACGACAACTCAAAGGAAAGATCCGTACGATAGGGAATATCAAGCAGATTACCAAGGCAATGCAGATGGTATCTGCAACCAAAATGCGTCGTTCACAAGAAGTCGCCCTGCGCGCCCGTCCTTTTGCAAAGGAGGCACTTTCCTTGCTGCGAAATTTGGTACGCCATGAAGAGGTTTTAGAGCAAGAAAGCATCTATTTTAGAGAACCAAGCAACAAAAAGACTTGCCTTATCGTCGTAACCTCAGATAAAGGGCTGTGCGGAAGCTTCAATAGTCAGATTACAAGGATGGCATTCCAGTGGCTTTTAGGCAACGACAATGTGGACATTGTTGCCGTGGGAAGAAAGGGCAGAGATTTCTTTAAGGCGAGAGGAATAGCGCCTGTGGCAGAGTTTCTTTTATTCTCAGATATTGTTTCTTTGCATGATGTAGCCCCGCTTTCAGAATGGGTGCTTAAGGCTTTTGAAAAAGGCAGATATACAAGAATAGTGATTGTTTCCACGCAGTTTTTCTCAGCATTGCTGCAAAAACCCAATATCCGACAGCTTCTTCCTTTAGACATGAAAGAATTAAAAGATGCGGTGGAAAACATTGCACCCAAAACGGGAAAATATGCAGATTGGAATAGTAAGGAGAATGAAAAGGAAGAACTCCCGCATCTTTTAGAACCTTCCCCAGAGGCAATCACACAGTCTTTGGTGAGAGACCTATTGCGAGTGCAGATTCTTCACTACATCTTTGAGTCCAATGCTTCAGAACATTCAGCGAGAATGGTTGCAATGAAGAATGCCACAGAAAACGCAACGTCTCTTGAAGATGAGCTGCAGCTTGCATTGAATAAGGCAAGACAAGCTGCGATTACGCAAGAGTTAACTGAGATTTCAACAGCAAAAGAAGCATTAAGTAACGAGTAA
- the atpD gene encoding F0F1 ATP synthase subunit beta: MNTGHIVQIMGPVVDVEFEKQLPSINTALEVKLEEAAEGEPRPAGRGTLVLEVAQHLGGNRVRTIAMSSTDGLKRKAEVQDTGKTISVPVGEEVLGRMFNVLGQPIDGKGEVKGTRSSIYQAPPKLEDQKTEPELFETGIKVVDLLAPFLKGGKVGLFGGAGVGKTVLLQELIHNTAKEHGGYSVFAGVGERTREGNDLYREMEESGVLKNTALVFGQMNEVPGARFRTALTGLRMAEYFRDEKGKDVLLFIDNIFRFVQAGSEVSVLLGRMPSAVGYQPTLATDMGNLQERITSTKNGSITSVQAIYVPADDITDPAPATTFSHLDSTVVLSRELASLGIYPAVDPLDSRSSALDPRIVGQEHYDVARDVQRILQRYKELQDIIAILGMEELSDEDKLTVARARRIQRFLSQPFFVASQFTGREGKYVPREETIRGFKEIIEGKHDAKDESAFYLKGSIDEV, from the coding sequence ATGAATACAGGACATATAGTACAGATTATGGGTCCGGTGGTAGACGTGGAGTTTGAAAAGCAGCTCCCGTCCATAAACACCGCTTTGGAAGTGAAGCTGGAAGAAGCCGCCGAAGGCGAGCCTCGCCCTGCTGGGCGGGGCACTCTCGTTCTTGAGGTAGCGCAGCATTTAGGTGGAAACAGGGTTCGAACCATTGCAATGAGCTCCACAGATGGGCTTAAAAGAAAGGCTGAAGTTCAAGATACTGGCAAGACCATTTCAGTTCCTGTGGGAGAGGAAGTGCTGGGTAGAATGTTTAATGTGTTAGGTCAACCCATTGATGGAAAAGGAGAAGTTAAGGGAACACGTTCTTCTATCTATCAGGCACCTCCAAAATTGGAAGACCAAAAGACAGAACCTGAATTATTTGAAACCGGAATTAAGGTGGTGGACTTGTTGGCCCCTTTCTTGAAAGGAGGAAAGGTTGGTTTGTTTGGAGGAGCTGGAGTTGGAAAGACCGTGCTGCTCCAAGAGTTAATTCACAACACCGCAAAGGAGCACGGTGGATATTCCGTGTTTGCCGGGGTTGGGGAGAGAACAAGAGAGGGAAACGATTTGTACCGCGAAATGGAAGAGTCTGGGGTGCTTAAGAACACCGCCTTGGTGTTTGGGCAAATGAATGAGGTTCCAGGGGCGCGGTTTCGCACTGCCTTGACGGGACTAAGAATGGCAGAGTATTTCAGAGACGAGAAAGGAAAAGACGTTCTCTTGTTCATAGACAACATCTTTCGTTTTGTGCAGGCGGGTTCTGAGGTTTCTGTGCTTTTGGGGCGAATGCCCTCGGCCGTGGGATATCAGCCCACCTTGGCTACAGATATGGGAAACCTGCAAGAGCGGATTACGTCTACCAAAAACGGGTCCATTACCTCGGTGCAAGCAATCTATGTGCCGGCAGACGACATTACTGATCCCGCCCCAGCAACCACCTTTTCTCACTTAGATTCCACCGTGGTATTGTCTCGTGAGTTGGCTTCTTTGGGTATTTATCCTGCGGTAGATCCTCTGGATTCCCGTTCTTCTGCCTTAGATCCAAGAATTGTGGGGCAAGAGCATTATGATGTAGCCCGTGATGTGCAGAGAATCCTGCAGCGCTACAAAGAACTGCAAGACATTATTGCAATTCTTGGCATGGAAGAACTCTCTGACGAAGATAAGCTTACCGTTGCAAGAGCGAGAAGAATCCAGAGATTTCTTTCCCAGCCCTTCTTTGTTGCGTCGCAGTTTACGGGAAGAGAAGGAAAGTATGTGCCGAGAGAAGAAACCATTAGAGGATTTAAAGAAATCATTGAGGGGAAGCACGACGCAAAAGATGAGTCTGCCTTCTACTTGAAAGGCAGCATAGATGAAGTATGA
- the atpB gene encoding F0F1 ATP synthase subunit A, translating into MHISLQAETLGILFGIPITNSLILSVVTALLLVGGGLFVAYSLKVIPNRVQGAAEVVLDGILSFMAQTLGSMDQAKKFFPLVTTIFLFILLNNWIGVLPGTGSIGFFEMHDGKEVFIPFFRSANSDLNTTFALALISMIAIQLYGVKKLGVWGHVSKFLVLTKGPINFFVGILELVGEFAKVLSFSFRLFGNIFAGEVLLLIVMMLVPFLAPFPFLLLEFFVGFIQALVFAMLTMIFLKMAALKVQH; encoded by the coding sequence ATGCATATTAGTCTACAAGCTGAAACCTTAGGTATATTATTTGGTATCCCCATTACCAATAGTTTAATTCTTTCTGTAGTAACCGCCCTTCTTTTGGTTGGAGGCGGTCTTTTTGTGGCCTATTCTTTAAAAGTCATTCCAAACAGGGTCCAGGGAGCAGCCGAGGTTGTATTAGACGGCATTCTTTCTTTCATGGCACAAACCTTAGGAAGCATGGACCAGGCAAAGAAGTTCTTTCCCTTGGTGACCACCATCTTTTTGTTTATCCTGCTGAACAACTGGATTGGGGTATTGCCGGGAACAGGTTCTATTGGGTTTTTTGAGATGCATGATGGCAAAGAGGTATTTATCCCGTTCTTTCGTTCTGCAAACAGCGACTTAAACACCACCTTTGCCTTGGCTTTAATAAGCATGATTGCAATTCAGTTGTACGGCGTAAAGAAACTCGGGGTGTGGGGTCATGTTTCAAAGTTTTTGGTGTTGACGAAGGGTCCTATAAACTTCTTTGTTGGTATCCTTGAATTGGTAGGAGAGTTTGCCAAGGTGCTTTCCTTCTCCTTTAGGCTCTTTGGAAACATCTTTGCAGGAGAGGTCTTGCTTTTGATTGTGATGATGCTTGTTCCATTTTTGGCCCCATTTCCCTTTTTACTGCTGGAGTTTTTCGTGGGCTTTATTCAGGCCCTTGTTTTTGCTATGCTAACCATGATTTTCCTGAAGATGGCAGCCCTAAAAGTTCAACATTAA
- a CDS encoding NAD(P)H-dependent oxidoreductase, translating to MERKLFLPIILATNRQGRQSENVAKLLLETMKGREGVETQLFDVRDFKFPQDDYGQDIKGQFPEWRDAIIKADGLVIVTPEYNHGYPGPLKSALDLLLPEYIHKVVGLAGVSMGPWGGTRVIENLLPTMRELGLVAISANLNFPRVQELFDEKGNLKDKTYEKRIAGFLDELEWMAQTLRWGRENL from the coding sequence ATGGAGCGAAAGTTGTTTCTCCCCATTATTTTGGCCACAAACCGACAGGGTAGGCAGTCTGAGAACGTTGCCAAGTTGTTGCTGGAAACTATGAAAGGCCGAGAAGGTGTTGAAACGCAGCTCTTTGATGTTCGGGATTTTAAGTTTCCCCAAGATGACTATGGGCAGGATATAAAGGGGCAATTCCCTGAATGGCGGGATGCTATTATTAAAGCAGACGGTCTCGTGATTGTAACCCCTGAGTATAACCATGGGTATCCTGGTCCTCTAAAATCTGCACTTGATCTTTTACTGCCAGAATATATACATAAGGTAGTAGGTTTGGCGGGAGTATCCATGGGTCCTTGGGGCGGCACAAGGGTCATTGAGAACTTGCTCCCCACGATGCGAGAGCTGGGACTCGTGGCAATTTCTGCCAATCTGAATTTTCCCCGAGTACAGGAGTTGTTTGACGAAAAAGGGAACTTAAAAGACAAGACGTATGAAAAGCGTATTGCAGGATTTCTCGATGAGCTAGAATGGATGGCTCAGACTCTGAGATGGGGAAGAGAGAATCTGTAA
- a CDS encoding ABC transporter ATP-binding protein, with the protein MAFLLVENVEKSYSDGTQALRGVSFTIEKGEFVAIMGPSGSGKSTLLHVLGFLDRQTKGEYRFDGKTIDDYTSEELAHVRNKRMGFVFQAFNLLARTTVQENVKLPLLYSDVKKSEQEELARKAVAAVGLTEHSNHLSSQLSGGEKQRVAIARALVNNPDVIFADEPTGNLDSTSGKIVMKIIQKLNEEGHTVILITHEAYTAEHAQRIIYMLDGKIEGDSK; encoded by the coding sequence ATGGCCTTCCTTTTAGTAGAGAATGTAGAGAAAAGCTATAGTGACGGAACCCAGGCACTCCGGGGAGTGTCTTTTACAATTGAGAAAGGAGAGTTTGTTGCCATCATGGGACCTTCCGGCTCTGGTAAGTCTACCTTGCTGCATGTTCTTGGATTTTTAGATAGGCAAACAAAAGGAGAGTATCGCTTTGATGGGAAAACGATTGATGACTATACATCAGAGGAGTTGGCCCATGTTCGCAACAAAAGGATGGGATTTGTGTTTCAGGCATTTAACCTCTTGGCGAGAACCACAGTACAGGAGAATGTAAAGCTGCCCTTGTTGTATTCTGATGTGAAGAAATCAGAGCAAGAAGAATTGGCAAGAAAAGCGGTTGCAGCGGTGGGTTTGACAGAGCATAGCAATCATCTTTCCTCCCAACTCTCTGGGGGCGAGAAACAAAGGGTTGCCATAGCTCGTGCGTTAGTGAACAACCCCGATGTTATCTTTGCAGATGAGCCTACTGGGAATCTTGATTCAACTTCCGGCAAGATAGTCATGAAAATCATCCAGAAGTTAAACGAGGAAGGACACACGGTTATTCTCATTACACATGAAGCCTATACCGCAGAGCACGCCCAGCGCATCATTTACATGCTAGACGGCAAGATTGAGGGCGACAGCAAATAG
- a CDS encoding ABC transporter permease, with the protein MTLQDSFKTAFKGLETNRSRSLLTILGIVIGITAIILMMSIGQGAESLILQQLGGLGAETIVIRPGKQPTGPSDIGETLLTNSLKTRDVESLKRRENVPGLVEITPILLVPGSVSFEGETFRPTIIGSSGSFFPDVFNVYPKEGVLFDESDITQNASVAVIGSRVAEELFLSSDALGEYITIKDRKFRVIGVFPPKGQVAFFNINELVIVPYTTAQLYLLGVDYFHEIIVKAESQEAVLRTVRDIELTLRENHGIADPKDDDFFVTTQEGIVEQVQIIIGALTAFLSSVVAIALVVGGIGVMNIMLVSVTERTQEIGLRKAVGATEGDILFQFLFEAIILTGVGGVIGIALGTGLSFLASLVLTATLGVTWIFVFPITAALLGFFVSGLVGLIFGLYPARQAAKKSPIEALRYE; encoded by the coding sequence ATGACGTTACAAGATAGCTTTAAGACCGCATTCAAGGGGTTGGAAACCAATCGTTCCCGCTCCCTTCTCACTATTTTAGGTATTGTTATTGGCATTACCGCCATTATTTTAATGATGTCCATTGGCCAAGGTGCAGAATCCTTGATTCTTCAGCAGCTCGGAGGATTGGGAGCCGAAACCATTGTTATTCGCCCCGGCAAGCAGCCCACTGGTCCGAGTGACATTGGCGAAACCCTACTGACCAATTCTTTGAAAACAAGGGATGTGGAATCCTTAAAGAGAAGAGAAAACGTGCCCGGTCTGGTTGAAATAACACCCATTCTTTTGGTGCCAGGGTCAGTATCATTTGAGGGGGAAACGTTTCGACCCACCATCATTGGAAGTTCGGGTAGCTTTTTCCCCGACGTGTTTAATGTCTATCCTAAAGAGGGCGTTTTGTTTGATGAGTCAGACATTACCCAGAATGCAAGCGTTGCAGTAATTGGCTCCAGGGTTGCTGAAGAGCTTTTTTTGAGCTCTGATGCCCTTGGAGAGTATATCACTATTAAAGACCGAAAGTTCCGCGTTATTGGAGTGTTTCCTCCAAAAGGCCAAGTTGCCTTCTTTAACATTAACGAGTTGGTTATTGTACCTTACACCACAGCCCAGCTGTACCTCTTGGGCGTTGATTACTTCCATGAAATCATCGTGAAGGCAGAAAGTCAGGAAGCGGTTTTGCGAACAGTACGAGACATTGAACTTACCTTGCGTGAAAACCATGGCATTGCAGATCCTAAGGACGATGACTTTTTTGTGACCACACAAGAAGGTATTGTAGAGCAGGTTCAGATTATCATTGGAGCCTTAACCGCGTTTCTGTCTTCGGTAGTTGCTATTGCTTTGGTAGTGGGAGGCATTGGAGTCATGAATATCATGTTAGTGTCGGTAACAGAACGAACACAAGAGATCGGACTCAGAAAGGCCGTGGGAGCAACAGAAGGGGATATTCTCTTTCAGTTCTTATTTGAAGCAATCATTCTCACTGGGGTGGGAGGTGTCATTGGCATTGCATTAGGCACAGGTCTCTCCTTTTTGGCTTCCCTTGTTTTAACAGCTACTCTAGGCGTTACTTGGATCTTTGTTTTTCCCATAACCGCAGCTCTCTTGGGGTTCTTTGTGTCAGGGTTGGTTGGACTCATCTTTGGCTTGTATCCTGCAAGACAGGCCGCAAAGAAATCTCCGATTGAAGCTTTGCGCTATGAATAA
- a CDS encoding F0F1 ATP synthase subunit delta, whose translation MTKKASIYAKVLVQSFKGAPEKEQKMIAARFKSLLKKRGDLRYVSSILQEFAKLWEERNGKIAHVLTAHELPVLYAHLIKSALKKQGYQVKTELNESLIGGTAIFLGQEYLFDNTVKGKLQKLRAVLQS comes from the coding sequence ATGACAAAGAAAGCTAGCATATATGCAAAGGTTTTAGTGCAATCTTTTAAGGGAGCTCCAGAGAAAGAGCAAAAAATGATTGCAGCAAGATTTAAGAGTCTTTTAAAAAAGCGGGGCGATCTGCGTTATGTAAGTTCGATACTCCAGGAGTTCGCAAAGCTCTGGGAAGAAAGGAATGGAAAGATTGCCCATGTCCTAACAGCTCACGAACTTCCCGTATTGTATGCTCATTTAATAAAAAGTGCATTGAAAAAACAGGGATATCAAGTAAAGACAGAACTCAATGAGAGTCTCATTGGAGGAACTGCCATATTTTTGGGGCAAGAATATCTTTTTGACAATACCGTGAAAGGAAAACTACAAAAACTGAGAGCTGTATTACAGTCATAG
- a CDS encoding adenylyltransferase/cytidyltransferase family protein, with amino-acid sequence MKKRVVVFGIFDGIHDGHRSLFRQAKRYGDELVVVIGRDSASLKWKGKNPKYNQETRRALVLKEEQVDQAVLGDEEQSSYKVLENLNPDGICLGYDQDDLAQDLRLWLKKMGRETPIYILKLHHPHINHTSFLS; translated from the coding sequence ATGAAAAAGAGAGTTGTGGTATTTGGGATATTTGATGGTATCCATGATGGTCATAGAAGTCTCTTCCGTCAGGCAAAGAGGTATGGAGACGAGCTTGTTGTCGTTATCGGAAGAGATTCTGCTTCTTTAAAATGGAAGGGGAAGAACCCAAAGTATAACCAAGAAACGAGGCGAGCCCTCGTTTTGAAAGAAGAGCAGGTAGACCAAGCAGTATTGGGAGATGAGGAGCAGTCTTCCTATAAAGTGTTAGAAAATCTAAATCCCGATGGTATTTGCTTAGGATATGACCAGGATGATTTAGCTCAGGATTTGAGGCTATGGCTCAAGAAGATGGGTCGAGAAACACCCATCTACATTCTTAAACTTCACCACCCTCATATTAACCACACTTCTTTCCTTTCCTAA